From the genome of Cytobacillus firmus, one region includes:
- a CDS encoding cell wall-binding repeat-containing protein, giving the protein MKRINQCLILLLSVLVIIWNIDMPEAKANSNLERISGDNRIHTAIKISQRGWPKGLVSQERAVILARADNPADALAAASLVGVKDAPILLTYPNTIDAATMNELARLKAAKVYILGGTGAISAGVENAIRNKGIATQRVKGSTRYDTAAAINSITGSSSAKAILVNGDTIVDALPASSYSAINKIPIYLVKRDSLPKALPPAVKEVIIFGGTGVVSENLKKSLAAKGIKVQRVSGENRYSTSVEAASLNNNTNNVIFVRGTSTNQTYPEYPDAVASSGLAKKLNTNIVLVHPTSVQDPVFDYVNQIDPKVYVLGGTGAVTDKVLTGYGLLAGNSCPPFNWPADGTLTSGFGSRWGSFHYGIDIAKKGDVPVKAAYDGTVSYAGTMSGYGNTIMIRHRGDTQETLYAHLRSISVKKGQIVKTGQQIGWMGSTGQVTGQHLHFETHLGLWNGSKSNAVDPIKLLPNSSTPASCFP; this is encoded by the coding sequence ATGAAAAGGATCAATCAATGTTTAATCCTGTTGTTGTCGGTGCTTGTAATTATATGGAATATAGATATGCCGGAGGCAAAGGCAAACTCAAACCTGGAAAGAATTTCGGGAGATAACCGAATACATACAGCTATTAAAATATCACAAAGAGGATGGCCGAAGGGGCTGGTTTCACAGGAAAGAGCGGTTATCCTGGCAAGGGCTGATAATCCGGCTGATGCACTCGCGGCCGCAAGCCTAGTAGGAGTAAAGGATGCTCCGATTCTATTAACCTATCCGAACACAATCGACGCTGCCACTATGAATGAACTGGCACGCTTAAAAGCTGCAAAAGTTTACATACTCGGAGGAACAGGTGCAATTAGCGCAGGGGTGGAAAATGCAATCAGAAACAAAGGAATTGCCACTCAAAGGGTAAAAGGAAGCACCCGCTATGATACGGCAGCTGCCATCAATTCCATAACAGGGTCTTCATCAGCGAAAGCCATTCTCGTAAACGGGGATACCATTGTCGATGCATTGCCTGCGTCCAGCTATTCAGCTATTAACAAAATTCCTATCTATCTTGTAAAAAGAGACTCACTGCCAAAAGCCCTCCCTCCTGCGGTCAAAGAAGTAATCATTTTTGGCGGAACAGGGGTGGTCAGTGAGAACTTAAAAAAATCACTTGCAGCAAAAGGCATTAAAGTACAAAGGGTGTCAGGTGAAAACCGCTACAGTACAAGCGTGGAGGCAGCAAGCTTAAATAATAATACTAACAATGTCATCTTTGTCAGAGGCACGTCCACCAATCAAACTTACCCTGAATATCCAGATGCAGTGGCTTCTTCCGGATTGGCAAAGAAATTAAATACAAATATTGTGCTCGTCCATCCAACAAGTGTCCAGGACCCGGTCTTTGATTATGTAAATCAAATCGATCCAAAGGTATACGTACTTGGAGGAACAGGTGCTGTAACAGATAAGGTGTTAACGGGCTATGGACTATTAGCCGGTAATTCATGCCCGCCTTTTAACTGGCCGGCAGACGGAACTCTAACATCAGGATTTGGATCCCGCTGGGGAAGCTTTCATTATGGAATCGATATTGCCAAAAAAGGAGATGTGCCTGTAAAAGCAGCATACGATGGAACCGTAAGCTATGCAGGGACAATGAGCGGGTATGGCAATACCATCATGATCAGACACAGAGGAGACACACAGGAGACGCTTTATGCTCACTTAAGGAGCATATCAGTTAAGAAGGGCCAGATTGTCAAAACCGGCCAGCAGATCGGCTGGATGGGCAGTACCGGCCAGGTAACCGGCCAGCATCTTCATTTTGAAACACATTTGGGGTTGTGGAATGGGTCGAAATCCAATGCAGTTGATCCGATTAAGCTGCTGCCGAATTCATCAACGCCTGCTTCGTGCTTTCCATAA
- a CDS encoding CpsD/CapB family tyrosine-protein kinase: MEHKRKLITKNDPKSPVSEQYRTIRTNIQFSSIDEEIRTIMVTSSGPGEGKSTTTANLAVVFAQQGKKVLLVDADLRKPTVHYTFNILNTSGLTSVLTSQLPLMESVKAIDVKNLFILPSGPIPPNPSELLGSRAMDYFMKAALEEFDIILFDTPPVLAVTDAQILSNKCQGTIIVAGSGKAEKDQLIKTKELLTGAQGKLLGVVLNNKKMKENQHYYYYGAN; this comes from the coding sequence ATGGAACATAAACGCAAGCTCATCACAAAGAACGATCCAAAATCACCTGTATCAGAGCAATACCGAACAATCAGAACAAATATACAATTCTCCTCTATAGATGAAGAAATTCGAACTATTATGGTGACTTCTTCAGGCCCTGGAGAAGGAAAATCCACAACAACCGCTAACCTGGCTGTGGTATTTGCGCAGCAAGGAAAAAAAGTGCTGCTTGTTGATGCGGATTTAAGAAAGCCTACCGTTCACTATACCTTTAATATATTGAATACATCAGGATTAACCAGTGTACTAACAAGCCAGCTTCCGCTTATGGAATCTGTTAAAGCGATTGATGTGAAGAATTTATTCATACTTCCAAGCGGTCCCATTCCTCCTAATCCATCAGAATTATTGGGATCAAGAGCGATGGATTATTTTATGAAGGCTGCTTTGGAAGAGTTTGATATTATCCTATTCGATACACCGCCTGTATTAGCTGTAACAGATGCACAAATATTATCAAACAAATGCCAGGGAACAATCATTGTTGCAGGCAGTGGAAAAGCAGAAAAAGATCAGTTAATCAAAACGAAAGAGTTATTAACCGGTGCTCAAGGAAAACTATTAGGAGTCGTTTTAAATAATAAGAAAATGAAGGAAAATCAACATTATTATTATTACGGAGCGAACTGA
- a CDS encoding SGNH/GDSL hydrolase family protein, whose protein sequence is MKHLLIIILAICCGVVLFLGNAHWNERTGLSKQEPAQESKDLDPVTKTPEAEAPSSTTKITLEEFEILSKNWPEAAKKQLELSLPKEEPFKIVLAGSEALGNETNGWAQLTKAELEKAYGADSLEIVIQTYNGTSMDFSAENKAKELAALKPDLILLEPLTLNDNGEVRIEDSHTHITNWIETVKTENPEAVFIIQPPHPIYQASYYPVQVEELKKYAETNEIPYLDHWAAWPDPQGEEILDYLSQEGDVPNEQGHLLWSQFVNEYFISK, encoded by the coding sequence ATGAAGCATTTATTGATTATTATTCTTGCAATCTGCTGTGGAGTAGTTCTTTTTTTAGGAAATGCCCATTGGAATGAAAGAACCGGGCTTTCCAAACAGGAGCCCGCACAGGAAAGTAAAGATCTAGACCCTGTTACAAAGACACCTGAAGCTGAAGCTCCGTCGAGTACTACAAAAATCACTTTAGAAGAGTTCGAGATTCTATCCAAAAATTGGCCTGAAGCAGCAAAAAAGCAACTTGAATTGTCTCTGCCAAAAGAAGAGCCTTTCAAAATTGTCCTTGCTGGTTCGGAGGCCCTTGGAAATGAAACGAATGGCTGGGCCCAATTAACAAAGGCAGAGCTTGAGAAAGCATATGGCGCTGATTCTTTAGAGATAGTGATCCAAACTTATAATGGAACCTCCATGGATTTCTCTGCTGAGAATAAAGCTAAGGAACTGGCAGCTTTAAAGCCCGATCTGATTCTTTTAGAGCCATTGACTCTAAATGATAATGGCGAGGTCCGTATTGAGGATTCTCATACCCATATAACTAATTGGATTGAAACAGTTAAAACTGAAAACCCGGAAGCGGTATTTATTATTCAGCCTCCACATCCCATCTATCAGGCAAGTTATTATCCTGTTCAGGTGGAAGAGTTAAAAAAGTATGCAGAAACAAACGAAATTCCTTATCTTGATCACTGGGCAGCATGGCCTGATCCCCAGGGTGAAGAAATTCTGGATTACTTATCCCAGGAAGGTGATGTGCCTAACGAACAGGGCCACCTTCTTTGGAGCCAGTTTGTAAACGAGTATTTTATCAGCAAGTAA
- a CDS encoding YveK family protein, with protein MEETISLKELFQTLKKRFSLIIAITIVAVMISGIVSYFVLTPIYQSSTQILVNQAKDEQGVYTAGEVQTNLQLINTYNVIIKSAAILELVKKELNLDITTGALNEKITVQSEQNSQVVTISVQDEDPQVAADIANKTAEVFQKEIVNIMNVNNVTILAKAELGENPSPVKPQPLLNIAIAMVVGLMAGVGIAFLLEYLDNTIKDEQDIEKAVGLPVLGVIATIEETNESPSRSERSSRLRGETIGS; from the coding sequence ATGGAGGAAACAATTAGTCTTAAAGAACTATTCCAGACATTGAAAAAGAGATTCTCTCTTATTATAGCTATAACCATTGTCGCAGTCATGATCAGCGGGATAGTCAGTTATTTCGTATTAACACCGATATATCAATCTTCAACCCAAATTCTTGTAAACCAGGCGAAGGATGAGCAAGGGGTATATACGGCCGGTGAAGTCCAAACCAACCTGCAGCTAATTAACACCTATAACGTCATTATTAAAAGTGCAGCGATTCTTGAATTAGTGAAAAAGGAACTGAACCTTGATATCACTACAGGTGCACTGAATGAAAAAATAACCGTTCAAAGTGAGCAAAATTCACAGGTTGTCACAATCTCAGTGCAGGATGAAGACCCGCAGGTGGCTGCGGATATAGCCAATAAAACAGCGGAAGTTTTCCAAAAAGAAATCGTTAATATTATGAACGTAAACAATGTAACAATTCTTGCTAAAGCAGAATTAGGAGAGAACCCATCACCAGTTAAGCCACAGCCTCTTCTTAATATTGCAATCGCAATGGTGGTAGGTTTAATGGCAGGTGTCGGAATTGCCTTTCTATTAGAATACTTAGATAACACCATTAAGGATGAACAGGATATCGAAAAAGCAGTAGGTCTTCCTGTGCTTGGCGTTATTGCAACGATTGAAGAAACAAATGAAAGCCCAAGCCGTTCCGAAAGAAGCTCAAGATTAAGGGGTGAGACGATTGGCTCTTAA